Proteins encoded within one genomic window of Humulus lupulus chromosome 1, drHumLupu1.1, whole genome shotgun sequence:
- the LOC133795320 gene encoding NADH dehydrogenase [ubiquinone] iron-sulfur protein 5-B-like, with the protein MASGWGITGNKGRCYDFWVDFSECMSRCREPKDCTLLREDYLECLHHSKEFQRRNRIYKEEQRKIRAAARKKKEGENVDHHHA; encoded by the exons atggcaTCAGGGTGGGGAATCACAGGGAACAAAGGGCGTTGCTACGACTTTTGGGTTGACTTCAGCGAGTGTATGTCTCGATGCCGCGAGCCCAAGGACTGTACTCTTCTCCGGGAAGACTACCTCGAGTGCCTCCACCATTCCAAAGAG TTCCAACGAAGAAACCGGATTTACAAGGAGGAGCAGCGTAAAATTAGAGCAGCTGCCAGGAAGAAGAAGGAGGGTGAGAATGTTGATCATCATCATGCATAG